The Malus domestica chromosome 10, GDT2T_hap1 genome contains a region encoding:
- the LOC139188657 gene encoding uncharacterized protein: MLKLEGGSHTATNNPVLNPIIIHNDASSVPNTVKLNGSNYPLWSKVLEVHIARRGRKGFVTGSTEDSVEFETWETGNAIVKGWLINSMEPAIMGFFIHLRTAKEVWEEVARTYYNGSDISQIYELKVDSSTNTGTVGHVLLASDTEHHTV; the protein is encoded by the exons ATGCTGAAATTGGAGGGTGGTTCTCATACAGCAACCAACAATCCAGTGTTGAatcctatcattattcataatgATGCATCTTCTGTACCGAACACTGTGAAGCTGAATGGATCAAATTATCCTCTTTGGTCCAAGGTATTGGAGGTGCACATCGCTAGACGTGGTAGAAAGGGTTTTGTGACAGGGAGTACCGAGGATAGTGTTGAGTTTGAGACATGGGAGACAGGGAATGCAATAGTGAAAGGGTGGCTAATCAATTCCATGGAGCCTGCTATCATGGGATTTTTTATTCACCTACGTACTGCAAAAGAAGTTTGGGAAGAGGTGGCTCGAACGTATTACAATGGTTCGgatatttctcaaatttatgaATTGAAA GTTGACTCATCCACCAACACAGGTACTGTGGGGCATGTTCTTTTGGCCTCTGATACTGAGCATCATACAGTTTAG